In a genomic window of Methanoregula sp. UBA64:
- a CDS encoding superoxide dismutase — protein sequence MADDKLYTLPKLPYDYAALEPYISKEQLTLHHTKHHQAYVTGANAIFEKLDKARKDKADLDIKATLKELSFHIGGYKLHATFWENLAPAGKGGGGVPKGELAKAIDAEFGSFERFKKEFTQAASSVEGSGWAALSVSTTTHHLLINQIEKHNVNVYPGFRILLVLDVWEHAYYVDYKNDRAKYIEAFWNLVNWDEVNKQFITHNKK from the coding sequence ATGGCTGACGACAAACTGTATACTCTCCCGAAGCTGCCGTACGATTATGCGGCGCTCGAACCCTATATCTCGAAGGAACAGCTGACCCTGCACCACACGAAACACCACCAGGCGTACGTGACCGGTGCAAATGCGATCTTCGAGAAACTGGACAAGGCACGGAAGGACAAGGCCGACCTCGATATCAAGGCGACCTTAAAGGAACTCTCGTTCCATATCGGGGGCTACAAACTCCACGCCACGTTCTGGGAGAACCTTGCCCCGGCCGGGAAAGGCGGGGGCGGCGTCCCGAAGGGCGAACTTGCAAAGGCGATCGATGCGGAGTTCGGATCGTTCGAGCGGTTCAAAAAAGAGTTTACGCAGGCAGCGTCCAGTGTCGAAGGTTCGGGCTGGGCTGCGCTTTCAGTGAGCACGACAACGCACCATCTTCTCATCAACCAGATAGAAAAGCACAACGTGAATGTGTACCCGGGCTTCCGGATCCTGCTTGTGCTCGATGTCTGGGAGCACGCGTATTACGTGGACTACAAGAACGACCGGGCAAAGTACATCGAGGCGTTCTGGAACCTTGTGAACTGGGATGAGGTAAACAAGCAGTTCATTACGCATAATAAAAAGTGA